In Plasmodium gaboni strain SY75 chromosome 11, whole genome shotgun sequence, the following proteins share a genomic window:
- a CDS encoding hypothetical protein (conserved Plasmodium protein, unknown function) translates to MFLSIQFIILFFVLVDIKNIIALKLEIFKGRFGSPNTISMFNKDKKIRCRRKEVPLLFVPSNKCLKDLYLRKHYKVSKFEEKGNFLYLKRGQRNRKDKNYPFTIFVEYGTIKSVDILEKDSNKYEEGNPNYTNVIIEGCKDIIDCTKSEGLQNLMSQKVVENNKMVENKKGAENKKMVENKKVVEKNKMVENKKVVENNKMVENINVKERFEKKNNIRNKSLILNKIGKRKSYNKKRKSTTSRVVDIQNTNMRDYSFLPSQGRSLKLLNIIYQSWKEKNFDNFFDVLNSDDFDHTCIENWLHKFSISLSKKYLKIKICADHILVRNEYYEKENKTLKEYKITYSIINKCLKILINNMYKFCSYEVTSILWAVSIILMKSFKNSTSIGHNINNENTKHNEMIINVIENFNIFLSLIINNLNKLKYNLSIDESLWAVWSICKLLYFNISFDNYYIKLKKRISNNLNKENKSELKPWNEFMNNGEDTLLMDKNKNENYNKLKNIRLIDKELILNENKKDEENICYDNIYNNSSYTNYQIFYMMKKFKLSGEDIVNILDVFNYLYKKLYKNINYLKEKYYIYIPFIIFESQTLMLNNSILLLNKILYLILKNDVLLSLFSFDKIKKTILPPLTQRVEDYEETLLHYNKNKDLFRIKTLSKIYKLIKCISKIYYPLKNQNIYNIHLHNNYKYLNASILKNFVLACNKVLIKYIEYFVYIIYGYKNIKPKGDTTKYSKNNKMDTSKNIIHKNNINNINNINNINNNNNNNNNNSQFIIQKEDIRRNVKDTYNINDNGHIKDITTNDFNNNNVNFSSTYNQQYEDINNMNINHDIRFKFKNEIVFIYNCLKSSLVSLIKLDLKDKYIYEWLNKNIFLFQFPNNYYVDKNKDQYLEYIEEGRRKNKRNEEMINIQMNDYNMNKYINHNNHDKSQYDNVTNNVQQCVLSDNDEEMMNENYMESEEKTKNKKEKNKDDDILNNGDELYVDNSLYNNENINKEKKILSEQNKCEEYDMDVNINNVYKEDVIVDKSYESKKNGLKLYDKGEEEKNENYKNDTNSDTYNDTYNDKNNINFDNIKMNQSDVCLDVLALSKFTKQYSNDMKRKLIDNVEKSLEYSLKIFENIYNKKKGDLPIYIIMNDIYIIKDKYIESLYDEETKTFYKKNKNIEFRNIIMPKQLSIFINYLGRNIYLIDKNKLNRIFYLSIQYINITKFNYFTSNDIIHFLQGLLNYYNLQNDRKDINSYNNNEVDISGSNGSSGSSGSSGSSGSTISCSDSTISCSEKTNNNNNNINSNKFMNDYINELIINLCYIAEGTFLNWKLANVCQLVYLLTKFKHIHKNIFNKFDEFLNTIQFPQYVYQKEKSYILNNSTVKNDNKEKYKHDMNHTSEDIIYTNQNIHTNNNNNNNNNNNNNNNNNNNNVENYYPNNYTNEKNNVVHNKKNNISINEFKYDNLGSALWALSSLNKNILKKKYYLKFSYLFSIYFSLHMKFFLQYKLGDQQERKSSYLNYSNKNSHNKYNDDISFFKHNMNYFKNVIDSMTISIYINTYTRKIKKGFYFLYDVIYNNVDIIDIFSLKELSYVLYSLSSINKNEISNTVYRGEKQTRQQNVLLKCEEKLNTSDETNVLEKKDVSNVMDKSDASNESYESNVLDEINLPNETEKLGFKKNNIDNEENKSEEDLFYNFLKSNISLCVDDLDYLYNLDYIKDEEISNPIKPLNEIDENIDKHDDIRNDDVENSPSTFSITNNTNILSDDNKTTNRKKKGTVVKKDKFLIFKNERIHLSNEFLNKLLMKINEYTKLILNEKKYNDKSFINDNHYVSNASKKNRMEIIDLIKLIYSFFILLNQKVQINKAKSINFQQVEKLIFQYNMVVKKFLHSFNNIYYIIDTYSLISNIYVLDDFTKNIIREFVQICIKKIEEEKILDMEKKKITLSIQNLKVTN, encoded by the exons atgtttttaagtattcaatttataattttattttttgtactggtagatataaaaaatatcatagcattaaaattagaaatatttaaagGACGATTTGGTTCTCCTAATACAATTTCTATGTTCAATAAAGATAAGAAAATAAGATGTAGAAGAAAAGAAGTGcctttattatttgttcCAAGTAATAAATGTTTAAAGGATTTATATTTGCGTAAGCATTATAAAGTGAGTAAATTTGAAGAGAAGGgtaattttttatatttaaaaagagGACAGAGAAATCGtaaagataaaaattatCCATTCACAATATTTGTTGAATATGGTACAATTAAAAGTGTAGATATATTAGAAAAGGATAGTAATAAATATGAGGAGGGTAATCCAAATTATACAAATGTTATTATAGAAGGGTGTAAGGATATTATTGATTGTACGAAAAGTGAAGGTTTACAAAATTTAATGAGCCAAAAGGTAGTGgaaaataacaaaatgGTGGAGAATAAAAAGGGGGcagaaaataaaaagatggtagaaaataaaaaggtcgtagaaaagaacaaaatggtagaaaataaaaaggtCGTAGAAAATAACAAGATGGTGGAAAATATTAACGTTAAGGAAAGatttgaaaaaaagaataatataagaaataaaagtctgatattaaataaaataggAAAGAGAAAAAgttataacaaaaaaaggAAGAGTACAACTTCACGTGTTGTTGATATACAAAATACGAATATGAGAgattattcatttttacCATCTCAAGGAAG gtccttaaaattattaaacaTTATTTACCAATCGTggaaagaaaaaaatttcgACAATTTCTTTGACGTTTTAAATAGCGACGATTTTGACCATACGTGCATAGAGAATTGGCTTCACAAATTTTCTATAAGCTTAAGTAAGAAATATTtgaagataaaaatatgtgCAGATCATATATTGGTCCGAAATGAATATTATGAGAAAGAGAATAAGACATTGAAAGAATATAAGATAACCTATTCAATAATAAATAAGtgtttaaaaatattaataaataatatgtataagTTTTGTTCATATGAAGTAACATCAATATTATGGGCTGTAAGTATTATATTGATGAAATCATTCAAGAATTCAACTTCTATAGgacataatataaataatgagAATACTAAACATAATgagatgataataaatgtGATTGAGAactttaatatatttttatcattaataataaataatttaaataaattaaaatataatttatctATTGACGAATCTTTATGGGCTGTTTGGAGTATATGTaagttattatattttaatatatcctttgataattattatataaaattaaaaaaaagaatatcaaataatttaaataaagaaaataaaagtgAGTTAAAACCATGGAATGAATTTATGAATAATGGAGAGGATACTTTATTAATggataaaaataagaatgaaaattataataaattaaaaaatataagattgatagataaagaattaatattgaatgagaataaaaaagatgaagagaatatatgttatgataatatatataataatagttCTTATACTAACtatcaaatattttatatgatgaaaaagTTTAAATTAAGTGGAGAAGATATTGTAAATATCTTAGAtgtttttaattatttatataaaaaattatataagaatataaattatttaaaagaaaaatattatatatatattccatttattatatttgaatCTCAAACTTTAATGTTAAATAATAGTATATTACttttaaacaaaatattatatttaatattaaaaaatgatgtattattaagtttattttcttttgacaaaataaagaaaacCATCTTACCACCTCTTACACAAAGAGTTGAAGATTATGAAGAAACGTTATtacattataataaaaataaggaTTTATTTAGAATTAAAACATTGagtaaaatatataaacttataaaatgtatatcaaaaatatactatcctttaaaaaatcaaaatatttataatatacatttacataataattacaaatatttaaacgcatcaattttaaaaaattttgtattAGCATGTAATAAGGTTTTGatcaaatatattgaatattttgtttatattatatatgggtataaaaatataaaaccAAAAGGAGACACAACAAAATATAgtaagaataataaaatggacacatctaaaaatattatacacaaaaataatataaataatattaataatattaataatattaataataataataataataataataataattctcAGTTTATTATTCAAAAGGAAGATATAAGAAGGAATGTTAAGGacacatataatattaatgataatggtcatataaaagatattaCGACAAAtgattttaataataataatgtgaATTTTTCTAGTACATATAATCAACAAtatgaagatataaataatatgaatataaatcatGATATACGATTCAAATTTAAAAACGAAATAGTCTTCATTTATAACTGTTTAAAAAGTTCTTTAGTTTCTCTTATAAAACTGGATTTGAAAGATAAGTATATTTATGAATGgttaaataaaaatatatttttatttcaatttcctaataattattatgtagataaaaataaggaTCAATATTTAGAATACATAGAAGAAGGACGAcgaaaaaataaaagaaatgaagaaatgatcaatatacaaatgaatgattataatatgaataaatatataaaccATAATAATCATGATAAAAGTCAATATGATAATGTGACTAATAATGTGCAGCAATGTGTTTTATCCGATAATGATGAGGAGATGATgaatgaaaattatatggAATCTGAAGAAAAGAcgaaaaataaaaaagaaaaaaataaggatgatgatatattaaataatggAGACGAATTATATGTAGataattcattatataataatgaaaatataaataaagaaaaaaaaatattaagtgaacaaaataaatgtGAAGAATATGATATGGatgtaaatattaataatgttTATAAGGAAGATGTTATAGTTGATAAATCGTATgaaagtaaaaaaaatggtttaaaattatatgacaagggtgaagaagaaaaaaacgaaaattataaaaatgatacaaatagtgatacatataatgatacatataatgataaaaataatataaattttgataatatCAAAATGAATCAGTCAGATGTATGTTTAGATGTTTTAGCCCTTAGTAAATTTACAAAACAATATAGTAATGAcatgaaaagaaaattaatAGACAATGTTGAGAAGAGTTTAGAATACtctttaaaaatatttgaaaatatatataataagaaaaaaggGGATTTGccaatatatataataatgaatgatatatatataataaaagacaaatatattgaatcattatatgatgaagaaacaaaaaccttttataaaaaaaataaaaatattgaatttagaaatattattatgcCTAAACaattatctatatttattaattatttaggaagaaatatttatttaatagataaaaataaattaaatagaattttttatttatctattcaatatattaatataacCAAATTTAATTACTTTACATCCAACGATATAATACACTTCTTACAGGgattattaaattattataaccTGCAAAATGATAgaaaagatataaatagtTATAACAACAATGAAGTTGATATTAGTGGTAGTAATGGTAGTAGTGGTAGTAGTGGTAGTAGTGGTAGTAGTGGTAGTACTATTAGTTGTAGTGATAGTACTATTAGTTGTAGTGAGAAGAccaacaacaataataataatatcaatagtaataaatttatgaatgattatataaacgAATTGATCATAAATTTATGTTACATTGCTGAAGGGACATTTTTAAATTGGAAACTAGCAAATGTATGTCAATTAGTTTATCTCCTGACAAAAtttaaacatatacataaaaatattttcaataaaTTTGACGAATTCTTAAATACTATACAATTTCCACAGTATGTTTatcaaaaagaaaaatcctatattttaaataattctaCAGTAAAAAATGACAACaaggaaaaatataaacatgACATGAATCATACAAGTgaagatataatatatacaaatcAAAATATCCACACaaacaacaacaataataataacaacaataataataataataataataataataataataatgtggaaaattattatcctaataattatacaaatgagaaaaataatgtagtacataataaaaaaaataatatatctataaacgaatttaaatatgataaCTTAGGTTCTGCGTTATGGGCACTTTCTTCacttaataaaaatattctaaagaaaaagtattatttaaaattttcttatttgttttctatatatttttctttacaTATGAAATTTTTCTTACAATATAAATTAGGAGATCAACAAGAAAGAAAAAGttcatatttaaattatagtaataaaaattctcataataaatataacgatgatatttctttttttaaacataaTATGAACTACTTTAAGAATGTGATAGATTCTATGAcaataagtatatatataaatacttATACTAggaaaattaaaaaaggattctatttcttatatgatgttatatataataatgtcGATATTATTGATATCTTTTCATTGAAGGAGCTCTCTTATGTGTTGTATTCTTTAAGtagtataaataaaaacgAAATAAGTAATACTGTATATCGAGGAGAGAAACAAACAAGACAGCAAAATGTTTTATTGAAATGTGAGgaaaaattaaatacaTCAGATGAAACAAATgtattagaaaaaaaagatgtATCAAATGTAATGGACAAATCAGATGCATCAAATGAATCATATGAATCAAATGTATTAgatgaaataaatttaCCTAACGAAACAGAAAAATTAGGGTTTAAAAAGAACAATATtgataatgaagaaaataaaagtgaggaagatttattttataattttttaaaatcaAACATTTCATTATGTGTTGATGATTTGGATTATTTATACAATTtagattatataaaagatgaGGAGATAAGTAATCCAATCAAACCTCTGAATGAGATAGATGAAAATATTGATAAGCATGATGATATTAGAAATGATGACGTTGAAAATAGTCCATCAACATTTTCGATCACAAATAATACTAATATATTGAGTGATGATAATAAGACAACCAATAGGAAGAAGAAAGGAACTGTTGTAAAGAAAGATAagtttttaatatttaaaaatgagAGGATACATTTATCAAACgaatttttaaataaattattgatgaaaataaatgaatatacaaaattaattcttaatgaaaaaaaatataacgacaaatcttttataaatgataatcATTATGTAAGTAATGcaagtaaaaaaaatagaatGGAGATTATCgatttaataaaattaatatatagcttctttattttattaaatcaAAAAGTACAAATAAACAAAGCAAAATCTATAAATTTTCAACAAGTGGAAAAACTTATATTCCAATATAATATGGTTGTTAAAAAATTCTTAcattcttttaataatatatattatataattgaTACTTATTCTTTAATAAGTAACATATATGTCCTAGACGActttacaaaaaatatcataCGG gaGTTTGTGCAAATATgcataaaaaaaattgaggaagaaaaaatattagacatggaaaaaaaaaaaataaccTTAAGTATTCAAAATTTAAAGGTTActaattaa
- a CDS encoding putative DEAD/DEAH box helicase has protein sequence MRNKYFLLHSYNYYFNNNNLKKPLFLLQQAKCLRTKKKKNWELPERTGIFSQGEKKKNEQLASQTYEKYSFDMDNKEMNNQNNKNNINNINNNNNCYNHKTNYNNFITNKEMKQNYNHTSNDKNTYNVTNNNNLKHKYEEMKKKLYKKYNYHEIESDPHNIYKYDDNYENINELNIHKMLLLGLQNIHINELNKMQINSFLTIQQGKDTIINYPDGSGKTIAYLLPILNNLYFLHDYLEQIILDSYNEKESGASNKNLIEKNYKFNNNFNLNNEINNYLLKYSHYKNNVFFKDNTLDISNKLKNKKFDLLPSSFDETYKNKYIQRIGGRKSKCRKKNKLDHFNGTSLTMDNNKNELVINNISIMNKLIEIIKINNIKLSNLNSDYTNEEELKKLDNIIKYNIINGSNNVYKNKNDENKCVKDNYNEESIYRYLTLNPLQINKTVVILTINKDNISQIINVIKKLDILKRINIQTLNDVPYSDHSNNNDHMTDEQIGDDIYNMHNTHTQTHKRDNKYKRASNNIHDENVDNDYYVKNNIKEENYNLENLEVSKVTHIDNPVLCNDEIMWTYADILITTPDIFLNSYKNNNKISNKIIPSIIIFDEIDMLFQNNAYRNTMMNIFQIIKKRPEIYNPHIDISNHNIDIINESIDNALIDKKGNVNEYEEYMSKNIDTHNNNSNDDTCYDNYNNKYVRNVKNDTCDVDLSNNITNTCDNINTFYKNKNYNKRDKKDKKEDAALPLIQLIYVSSTLPSVGPTTAGSMLTERFNNIIEIVSKDNYKIPNNIQTQWIELNKEKMINLYLYDDREVEDNLKDDEEGKEKNENKNNSVDLKDVSLSNKINKFEKSSFEHRLDILIYILKKYHERTIMYDMKSYNDKCDKYDDNNQCGDKTSSIKYFNKKKFKLIHKYPIHKTIIFVNSIKDCIKIYNFLKKHNWPVFSFHKNLSLNSRIQNLHSFSYTHTAILITTDLISRGINIKGVDHIINFHFPLDVITYIHRLEKINSLNNNTIENYHNKNISTSTLDMKKRNDEKKQAEKQIYLVTNFISTSNYLLADSIRNYEYSNTSLLSLFSRKKSFKMKNKRKMNENTSNRYINMEKLKEIELDINDKKLISLFDVEDERDKVENNSLSDRSNKNNSYVKAPFTVFTLEDDTDDEDENVSEYKNDKYNDDIRSNGLYDKYNIWDKKEKNKSNNDIINNNSNNIYIDSTNNYPSDNLIHFKETKKESIQRNYNIPKKNNLNIPSWNDVQFDHKKYIIERFKQKECYLMNQVKRGKLILNNFESNNDEDELLF, from the coding sequence ATgagaaataaatattttctattacatagttataattattattttaataataataactTAAAAAAACCTCTTTTCCTTTTACAACAAGCCAAATGTTTAAgaaccaaaaaaaaaaaaaactgGGAATTACCTGAACGTACAGGAATATTTTCCCaaggagaaaaaaaaaaaaatgaacaatTGGCTAGCCAAacatatgaaaaatattcctttgatatggataataaagaaatgAACAACCAAAATAACAAAAACAACATAAACAACataaacaataataataattgttataatcataaaactaattataacaattttattacaaacaaagaaatgaaacaaaattataatcatacaagtaatgataaaaatacatataatgttacaaataacaataatctgaaacataaatatgaagaaatgaaaaaaaaattatataaaaaatacaattaTCATGAAATTGAAAGTGATCCAcacaatatttataaatatgatgataattatgaaaatataaatgaattaaatattcataaaatgttattattgggtttacaaaatatacatataaatgaattaaataaaatgcAAATAAATAGCTTTTTAACAATTCAACAAGGAAAAGATACCATAATAAATTATCCTGACGGGTCAGGTAAAACTATTGCATATTTATTACCTATATTAAATAATCTTTATTTCTTACATGATTATTTagaacaaataatattagaCAGTTACaatgaaaaagaaagtGGTGCATCTAATAAAAATcttatagaaaaaaattacaaatttaataataattttaatctaaataatgaaataaataattatttattgaaatatagtcattataaaaataatgtattttttaaagataatactttagatatatcaaataaactcaaaaataaaaaatttgatTTATTACCTTCGTCCTTTGAtgaaacatataaaaataaatatatacaacGAATAGGAGGTAGGAAAAGTAAATgcagaaaaaaaaataaattagaTCATTTTAATGGCACATCTCTTACTAtggataataataaaaacgaattggtaataaataatataagtataatgaataaattaattgaaataataaaaataaataatataaaattgaGTAACTTGAATAGTGATTACACCAATGAAGAggaattaaaaaaattagacaatataataaaatataacataataaatGGAAGTAAcaatgtatataaaaataaaaatgatgaaaataaatgtgtaaaggataattataatgagGAGTCTATTTATAGATATTTAACTTTAAACCCTTTACAAATAAACAAAACCGTTGTTATATTAACTATTAATAAAGATAACATAAGTCAAATTATtaatgttataaaaaagttagatatattaaaaagaattaatatACAAACCTTAAATGATGTACCTTACAGTGATcatagtaataataatgacCATATGACAGATGAACAAATTGGtgatgatatatataatatgcATAATACACACACGCAAACACACAAAAGagataataaatataaaagagcatcaaataatattcatgATGAGAATGTAGATAACGATTATTATGtaaagaataatataaaagaagaaaattataatttagAAAATTTAGAGGTATCAAAAGTTACACATATAGATAATCCAGTATTGTGTAACGATGAAATAATGTGGACATATGCAGATATTTTAATCACAACTCcagatatatttttaaacagttataaaaataataataaaatatccaataaaataataccatcgattataatatttgatGAGATAGATATGTTGTTTCAAAACAATGCTTATAGAAATACaatgatgaatatattccagattattaaaaaaagacCAGAAATATATAACCCACATATTGATATAAGTAATCATAACAtagatattataaatgaatCCATAGATAATGCTCTAATTGATAAAAAAGGTAATGTTAATGAATATGAAGAGTATATgtcaaaaaatatagatacacataataataatagtaatgATGATACTTgttatgataattataataataaatatgtaagAAATGTAAAGAATGACACATGTGATGTCGATTTAAGTAATAACATTACAAATACAtgtgataatataaatactttttataaaaacaaaaactataataaaagagacaaaaaagataaaaaagaGGACGCAGCATTACCACTTATACAACTAATATATGTATCTTCCACCTTACCTTCTGTTGGACCAACCACCGCGGGGAGTATGTTAACAGAACgttttaataatatcatcGAAATTGTAAGTaaagataattataaaatacCCAATAATATTCAAACACAGTGGAtagaattaaataaagaaaaaatgataaacttgtatttatatgatGATAGAGAAGTTGAagataatttaaaagatgatgaagaaggaaaagaaaaaaatgaaaataaaaataattctgTAGATTTAAAAGATGTTTCTTTATCTaacaaaattaataaatttgaGAAATCGTCTTTTGAGCATCGATTggatatattaatatatattcttaaaaaatatcaCGAGAGAACTATAATGTATGATATGAAAAGTTATAATGATAAGTGTGATAAgtatgatgataataacCAATGTGGTGACAAAACATCTagtattaaatattttaataaaaaaaaatttaaattgATTCACAAATATCCAATACACAAAACCATAATTTTTGTAAATAGTATAAAAGATtgtattaaaatatataattttttaaaaaaacataattggcctgttttttcttttcataaaaatttatcTTTAAATTCAAGAATACAAAATTTACATTCATTTTCTTATACACATACAGCAATATTAATAACAACCGATTTGATAAGTAGAGGTATCAATATAAAAGGTGTAGatcatataattaattttcATTTCCCTTTAGATGtaattacatatattcatagattagaaaaaataaacagtttaaataataataccatagaaaattatcataataaaaatataagtaCATCTACATTAgatatgaaaaaaagaaatgacgaaaaaaaacaagctgaaaaacaaatatatttagtAACGAATTTCATTTCTACTTCAAATTATCTTTTGGCTGATTCCATAAGAAATTATGAATATTCAAATACAAGTTTgttatcattattttctagaaaaaaatcttttaagatgaaaaataaaaggaaGATGAATGAAAATACATCTAATAGATACataaatatggaaaaattaaaagaaattgaacttgatataaatgataagAAGCTCATTAGTTTGTTTGATGTAGAAGACGAAAGGGATAAGGTGGAAAATAATTCGTTATCAGATAGgagtaataaaaataattcttatGTGAAGGCTCCTTTTACTGTATTTACATTAGAAGATGATACTGATGATGAGGATGAAAATGTAAgtgaatataaaaatgataaatataatgatgatattaGATCGAATGGGTTATATGACAAGTACAATATATGGgataaaaaagaaaaaaataaaagtaataatgatattattaataataatagtaataatatttatatagattctacaaataattatccaagtgataatttaattcattttaaggaaacaaaaaaagaaagcATTCAAAGAAATTACAATATTCCAAAGAAGAATAATTTGAATATTCCATCATGGAATGATGTTCAATTTGATcacaaaaaatatattatagaaaGGTTTAAACAGAAAGAATGTTATTTAATGAATCAGGTAAAAAGAGGAAAACtcatattaaataattttgaatCTAATAATGATGAGGATGAGcttttattttga